One window of the Thermasporomyces composti genome contains the following:
- a CDS encoding carbohydrate ABC transporter permease yields MTLISVVLLAVCFVWVYPFLWMVSSSIKTNAEVFSGLGLFPKAIRLDNYVRAWHDAHIGDYFFNTVFVTVTSIVISVLAVSMMGYVLGRYRFPGKRVVIGLLAAAVFLPEGYTIIPIFDLINKLGLQDSLWGLTLAEAGGAHVVAILLFAGYFSQLPKELEEAAMMDGAGFVRIFWQVYLPLAKPVTATAIILQFMHSWNDFLLPLVLTLNKPELRTLSVGIYSFQGEYFTDWSGMAAAATIGLLPIIVVFLFLQRYFVEGIAGAVKQ; encoded by the coding sequence ATGACGCTGATCTCGGTGGTCCTGCTGGCGGTGTGCTTCGTCTGGGTCTACCCGTTCCTGTGGATGGTGTCGTCGTCGATCAAGACGAACGCCGAGGTGTTCAGCGGCCTGGGCCTGTTCCCGAAGGCGATCCGCCTCGACAACTACGTGCGGGCGTGGCACGACGCCCACATCGGCGACTACTTCTTCAACACCGTCTTCGTCACCGTCACCTCGATCGTCATCTCGGTGCTGGCGGTGTCGATGATGGGCTACGTGCTGGGCCGCTACCGGTTCCCCGGCAAGCGCGTCGTCATCGGCCTCTTGGCGGCGGCGGTGTTCCTGCCCGAGGGCTACACGATCATCCCGATCTTCGACCTCATCAACAAGCTGGGGCTGCAGGACTCGCTCTGGGGCCTCACGCTCGCCGAGGCAGGCGGCGCGCACGTGGTGGCGATCCTGTTGTTCGCCGGCTACTTCAGCCAGCTGCCGAAGGAGCTGGAGGAGGCCGCCATGATGGACGGCGCCGGCTTCGTCCGGATCTTCTGGCAGGTCTACCTTCCACTCGCCAAGCCGGTCACCGCCACCGCGATCATCTTGCAGTTCATGCACTCCTGGAACGACTTCCTCCTGCCTCTCGTGCTCACCTTGAACAAGCCGGAGTTGCGCACGCTGTCGGTCGGCATCTACTCGTTCCAGGGTGAGTACTTCACCGACTGGAGCGGCATGGCCGCCGCGGCGACGATCGGACTGCTGCCGATCATCGTGGTCTTCCTGTTCCTGCAGCGCTACTTCGTGGAGGGGATCGCCGGTGCCGTCAAGCAGTGA